GAAAGCGAGGTCATCAACGCATTGAACGAGGAGATTTCACCGCTTTCGCGATCGCCGCTGCGCCCCTGCCAGAGCAGCGCAAAGGCGCGGCCGATATTACGAATCGGCATGGCCTTCAGACCGATCTGCAGATAAAGCCCCACACCCAGCAGCAGAATGAGCATCAGCGGGCCCCAGACCACGCCATTGATGCTCTTGACAAGACTTGTTACGACTTCCATGCCCTGCTCCGATATTGTTGATCGTTTATGAAGTCACGCGGCACTTTCTTCCGACGCCTGTCGGCAATGTACCGCCTGTGACGACAGGTGTCATGGCAGTGTTCGGTTGCCGGGTCGGACACGGGATCATGTCGGGCTCAGAGCGCTGCTTCCAGCGCCGCCAGCCGACCGGGCTCCAGCGCATCCTCGACGGTACTGATGCGCAGCACGTGGCCCAGTGCGGGGTGGGGCGGACGATGAACAATCACTCCTTCGGTGAGCAGGGCGCGATGCACTTCGGCGGCCTGGTCACTGTCTGCCATGACCACGGCGATGAAATTGGTCGTACTGGGCACAACCTGAGCCCCCAGGCGGCGCAGATGATCGGAGAGTCGCTCGCGTCGCTCGGTCACATCGCGGATATGTTCGTTGACTTCCTCTTCGTGCTCGAGCAGTACCGTGGCCGCTTCCAGCGCTACCGAAGAGACGGCATAGTGAATACGCACCTTGTGCATGTCGCTGATCAATGCTGGCGAAGCCAGGGCGTAGCCTATGCGCAACCCCGCCAGTCCGTGGGCCTTGGAAAAGGTTCGCAGCCGAACGCGGCGCGGGCGCACCCGATTGTCACGACACGCGTCCGCAAGAAAGTCGTGATAGGCCTCATCGAGCAGCAGGGTGCAGCCATCGGGCAGGGCGTCCTCGAGCGCATCGAGAGTGTCGGCATCATGCCAGTGGCCACTCGGATTATCGGGATTGGCCAGATAGACCAGTTGAGCATTGTGCTGGCGGGCGGCTTCGGCCAGGGCGCCGGGGTCAGGGGCCAATACGGGCGCATGTCCTTCCGTGGCGGGCCCGCCGAGATAGGGCACTTCGACCAGCTGGCAGCCCTGGCCCTCGGCGAAGTAGCCGAAGGTGGGATAGGTGCCGGCGCTGGTAACCACCGTGGCGCCCGGATCACAGAGTGTACGCAGCGCCAGGGCGATCAGGCTGTCGGCGCCGGCATCGATGATCATTGCCTCCATGGGAATGCCGAGACGGTCCTGCAGGCGACTGCGCAGGTCGAAGGCTTCGGCATCCCCATAGGCCCGGGCCAGATGCGCGACGCCTTCTCCCAGCGCCTCGCGCAGTGCCCGGTGGGGCATGTCCAGGCCCTCGTTGGAGCCCAGCTGATGCGGGACCCGACGGCCCAGTCGGCGCTCCAGTGCGCGCAGGCCTGG
This DNA window, taken from Kushneria phosphatilytica, encodes the following:
- a CDS encoding aminotransferase class I/II-fold pyridoxal phosphate-dependent enzyme; amino-acid sequence: MTARHLDRNGPANPFPGLRALERRLGRRVPHQLGSNEGLDMPHRALREALGEGVAHLARAYGDAEAFDLRSRLQDRLGIPMEAMIIDAGADSLIALALRTLCDPGATVVTSAGTYPTFGYFAEGQGCQLVEVPYLGGPATEGHAPVLAPDPGALAEAARQHNAQLVYLANPDNPSGHWHDADTLDALEDALPDGCTLLLDEAYHDFLADACRDNRVRPRRVRLRTFSKAHGLAGLRIGYALASPALISDMHKVRIHYAVSSVALEAATVLLEHEEEVNEHIRDVTERRERLSDHLRRLGAQVVPSTTNFIAVVMADSDQAAEVHRALLTEGVIVHRPPHPALGHVLRISTVEDALEPGRLAALEAAL